Proteins encoded by one window of Pecten maximus chromosome 15, xPecMax1.1, whole genome shotgun sequence:
- the LOC117343495 gene encoding transformer-2 protein homolog alpha-like isoform X2: MSENGEYVFQRSRSASRESRDTGEHSGTSIGEDDNNSEPSHSLSVHSSRLSRSKSGSPYNYNNQRRSGYSRSRSPRSRSRSPRHRRRRSYSRSRSRSRSRSRSRSPYGGDRRRRPGRSRRDHDRGRRNSYRSRSRTPPRRGYRGKRDTSPMSNRRRHQGNRDNPEPTRCLGIFGLSLYTQERDLRDVFSRYGSLEEVQVVYDRQSGRSRGFAFIYFRNIEDSIEAKDRCTGSEIDGRRIRVDYSITERAHTPTPGIYLGKPTASGYSGGGSSGGGGGGGGGGGGGGGSSGRSRRSSSPYHGRRGRYNSRSRSRSFSPR, encoded by the exons ATGAGTGAAAACGGAGAA TATGTGTTTCAGAGATCAAGATCAGCTTCCAGAGAATCCAGGGACACTGGTGAACATTCAGGAACATCAATAGGAGAAGATGATAACAATTCTGAACCCTCACATTCACTATCTGTACACTCATCTCGACTGTCAAGGTCCAAGTCTGGCTCTCCatacaactacaacaaccaGAGGCGATCAGGCTACTCCAGGTCACGGTCACCACGATCCAGATCGAGATCACCACGTCATCGAAGGAGACGTTCATACAGCAG ATCTCGCAGTCGAAGCCGATCCCGTTCCAGATCCAGAAGTCCATATGGAGGTGACAGGAGACGACG gcCTGGTAGGAGCAGAAG AGACCATGATAGGGGTCGCAGAAATTCATACAGAAGTCGATCCAGAACGCCACCTAGGAGAGGATACAGAGGGAAAAGG GACACATCTCCAATGTCAAATAGACGACGACACCAAGGAAACCGG GATAACCCAGAACCTACCCGGTGCTTAGGTATTTTTGGATTGAGTCTGTACACACAGGAGCGAGACCTTCGAGATGTATTCTCCCGCTATGGCTCACTTGAAGAAGTGCAAGTCGTGTATGATAGACAG AGTGGACGATCAAGAGGGTTTGCTTTTATTTACTTCAGAAATATCGAAGATTCTATTGAG GCAAAGGACAGATGCACAGGAAGTGAAATTGATGGACGAAGAATCCGAGTAGACTACTCTATCACTGAAAGAGCACACACGCCCACACCGGGAATATACCTAGGCAAACCTACAGC TAGTGGCTACAGTGGTGGGGGTAGCagcggcggcggcggcggtggtggtggtggtggtggtggtggaggTGGCAGCAGCGGACGCAGTCGGAGATCTTCATCACCATACCATGGCAGACGAGGACGATACAATTCCAGATCAAGATCACGATCGTTTTCCCCAC GATGA
- the LOC117343973 gene encoding uncharacterized protein LOC117343973 isoform X1: MAEQSVDDVIVCLMSMGFDWQDAQDAIQSGKISVENAVEWLIAGKPGFQKVSEGVPSLKLRQDGSEFEEGSNPFVSSASRPLDPASIEEQEVSPSDAQGQSSVHDETQSVLSRLHLSEEQRKAKQRFEMKQMDEARQAALKDKQRRKRDHARVLKEIADDREKQKMFHQGGGTSETAATEKSPSPGQDSVPVEKTPAPTTSTSSGGKCLLQIRMTDGGSVRQSFPASAGLKEVWQFVQTHQKKSLTGMCLIQPFPHREFGEADMDMSLQDLGLTPSGSLVLRKTEKKDTTTKVTDSSEMDTEESESATGSNKFSNLTYGTPGAKGGSTGLRSHGSQAPPPMLPPTFGVDVGGSGGGFGGPQNLPAGMPQMPPIVGMNPLGMPDIVPGPSQSWGQGHVLGQDDDQPVVPNLEDGAEPEEDADSDEGPDVVQGLGQFGHGFGGGGGGAGGLPWGNDLGMGFGGGAHMHADEAFQGVGQRLVPEGHPHQEENQNKSAREMASQKARERYAQPVAAPSPPENQGEAASPALFTVQPLFSNCLCHVSRRLKDPRSHLHSLGGLSEDLAQRLLEYLIKNKLLSSKILNAFIPCYLRKVILDCYPYTSNELLMSVRFHTHLAHLSLRSCTLITDAGLKPLIVLKKLKHLDLSSCKQISNKCLAVVSEFKCLTALSLEETGVTDSGMIEYLTSCPSCLQHLNLNKTQVTEKLLPYLKDLPALKSLYLEHTQVSGLSGVQDLKQLETLDVAHTSIVTDSMLCVCHSKTLQCLGISHTENINGDQALRYIKDLRLHALNLPSRVTTTDTGMSFITNFQLTTLDLTNYINIGDDGMSHVGRISSLRRLLLANTKVTDQGMMFLEGLTNLEVLYLDKTNVSDQGAVVIKSFGGLRELSLSSTCVTSEFLKEGTLNRCINLTKVNLSRTGVTERGVQCIQMPSLVLLNLDGTRVRPSIDETLHVSCPTLKKVTLSNLLPYNPNEDED; this comes from the exons gaTGGATCAGAGTTTGAAGAAGGTAGCAACCCATTTGTTAGCTCTGCTTCAAGGCCATTGGATCCTGCCTCCATTGAAGAACAGGAAGTCAGCCCATCAGATGctcaaggtcaaagttcagtTCATGACGAAACCCAGTCAGTGCTTAGTCGACTACATTTGAGTGAGGAGCAAAGAAAAGCCAAGCAaagatttgaaatgaaacaGATGGATGAGGCTAGACAAGCTGCTTTGAAAGATAAACAGAGAAGGAAAAGG GATCATGCAAGGGTCTTAAAAGAGATTGCTGATGACAGAGAGAAGCAGAAAATGTTTCATCAAGGAGGAGGTACATCAGAGACTGCAGCCACAGAGAAAAGTCCCAGTCCTGGTCAGGACAGTGTACCTGTGGAAAAGACTCCAGCCCCTACAACTTCCACATCATCTGGGGGCAAATGTCTACTGCAG ATCAGGATGACGGATGGTGGATCTGTACGTCAGTCCTTTCCTGCCTCGGCTGGACTGAAGGAAGTGTGGCAGTTTGTACAAACACACCAGAAGAAATCTCTCACTGGAATGTGTTTGATTCAG CCCTTTCCTCACCGAGAATTTGGGGAAGCAGACATGGATATGTCTCTACAGGATCTGGGCTTGACTCCCTCGGGGTCACTGGTTTTGAGGAAAACAGAGAAGAAAGATACAACAACCAAAGTAACAG aCTCATCAGAAATGGACACAGAGGAATCTGAAAGTGCAACTGGATCTAACAAATTCAGCAATTTGACCTATGGCACACCAGGGGCAAAGGGAGGTTCAACAGGACTAAGATCCCATGGGAGCCAGGCTCCACCTCCAATGTTACCCCCGACATTTGGTGTTGATGTTGGGGGAAGTGGAGGTGGCTTTGGAGGGCCACAAAACCTGCCTGCTGGAATGCCACAGATGCCACCTATTGTGGGCATGAACCCACTCGGCATGCCCGACATTGTGCCAGGGCCGTCACAATCctggggtcaaggtcatgttCTGGGACAGGACGATGATCAGCCAGTTGTGCCAAATTTAG AAGATGGTGCTGAACCAGAGGAAGATGCTGACAGTGATGAGGGACCAGATGTCGTCCAGGGACTTGGCCAGTTTGGTCATGGCTTTGGAGGAGGTGGAGGAGGTGCTGGTGGCCTGCCCTGGG GTAACGACCTGGGGATGGGCTTTGGAGGAGGTGCCCATATGCATGCTGATGAGGCTTTTCAGGGAGTAGGGCAGCGTCTAGTCCCCGAGGGACATCCTCATCAGGAAGAGAACCAGAACAAGTCGGCACGCGAAATGGCAT CTCAGAAAGCAAGAGAGCGATATGCCCAACCAGTGGCAGCCCCTTCACCACCAGAAAACCAGGGGGAGGCAGCGTCTCCTGCCCTGTTCACTGTACAGCCACTTTTCTCTAACTGCTTGTGTCATGTGTCCAGACGGCTCAAGGATCCACGAAGCCATCTCCATTCCCTTGGGGGTCTGTCTGAGGATCTGGCTCAGAGACTTTTAGAGTACCTCATCAAAAACAAACTACTGTCGTCGAAGATACTCAACGCTTTCATCCCCTG TTACCTCCGAAAGGTAATCCTAGATTGTTACCCATACACCTCAAACGAACTACTGATGTCTGTCAG GTTTCATACCCATCTAGCACACCTCAGTCTGCGATCATGTACCCTTATCACAGATGCTGGTCTCAAACCCCTCATAG tcttaaaaaaattgaaacacCTAGACTTGAGCAGTTGTAAGCAGATATCCAACAAATGTCTGGCTGTTGTTTCTG AGTTTAAATGCCTGACAGCACTGTCACTAGAGGAGACGGGTGTCACAGACTCGGGTATGATCGAGTACCTTACATCCTGTCCGTCATGCCTTCAACATCTTAATCTCAACAAAACACAGGTCACAGAGAAACTACTTCCATATCTGAAAG ATTTACCCGCCCTCAAGAGTTTGTATTTggaacatacacag GTAAGTGGGTTGTCAGGGGTACAGGATCTAAAGCAGTTAGAAACATTGGACGTGGCCCACACTTCCATAGTTACAGACTCCATGTTGTGTGTTTGTCACAGCAAGACACTCCAGTGTCTGGGTATCTCCCACACAGAAAACATTAACGGGGATCAGGCCCTACGCTATATCAAAG ATTTAAGACTACATGCTCTAAACTTACCTAGCCGTGTAACTACAACAGATACAGGAATGTCGTTTATTACAA ATTTTCAGTTAACAACGTTAGACCTGACAAATTACATCAATATTGGTGATGATGGTATGTCACATGTGGGAAGGATTTCTAG TCTGCGGAGGTTACTGCTTGCAAATACGAAAGTAACAGACCAAGGCATGATGTTTTTAGAAG GACTTACAAACCTTGAAGTTTTATACCTTGACAAAACCAATGTATCGGACCAAGGAGCTGTTGTGATAAAAA GTTTTGGAGGTCTGCGGGAGCTAAGTCTTTCATCCACATG TGTAACAAGCGAATTTCTTAAAGAAGGAACTCTGAACCGGTGTATCAACTTAACAAAAGTCAACCTCAGCCGTACAGGTGTGACAGAGAGAG GCGTACAATGTATCCAGATGCCCAGTCTGGTTCTCCTTAATCTTGATGGAACTCGTGTTCGGCCATCCATTGATGAAACTCTTCATGTTTCCTGTCCCACACTGAAGAAGGTCACTCTCTCCAACTTGCTGCCATACAACCCAAATGAAGACGAGGACTGA
- the LOC117343495 gene encoding transformer-2 protein homolog alpha-like isoform X3, with protein sequence MSENGERSRSASRESRDTGEHSGTSIGEDDNNSEPSHSLSVHSSRLSRSKSGSPYNYNNQRRSGYSRSRSPRSRSRSPRHRRRRSYSRSRSRSRSRSRSRSPYGGDRRRRPGRSRRDHDRGRRNSYRSRSRTPPRRGYRGKRDTSPMSNRRRHQGNRDNPEPTRCLGIFGLSLYTQERDLRDVFSRYGSLEEVQVVYDRQSGRSRGFAFIYFRNIEDSIEAKDRCTGSEIDGRRIRVDYSITERAHTPTPGIYLGKPTASGYSGGGSSGGGGGGGGGGGGGGGSSGRSRRSSSPYHGRRGRYNSRSRSRSFSPRGHY encoded by the exons ATGAGTGAAAACGGAGAA AGATCAAGATCAGCTTCCAGAGAATCCAGGGACACTGGTGAACATTCAGGAACATCAATAGGAGAAGATGATAACAATTCTGAACCCTCACATTCACTATCTGTACACTCATCTCGACTGTCAAGGTCCAAGTCTGGCTCTCCatacaactacaacaaccaGAGGCGATCAGGCTACTCCAGGTCACGGTCACCACGATCCAGATCGAGATCACCACGTCATCGAAGGAGACGTTCATACAGCAG ATCTCGCAGTCGAAGCCGATCCCGTTCCAGATCCAGAAGTCCATATGGAGGTGACAGGAGACGACG gcCTGGTAGGAGCAGAAG AGACCATGATAGGGGTCGCAGAAATTCATACAGAAGTCGATCCAGAACGCCACCTAGGAGAGGATACAGAGGGAAAAGG GACACATCTCCAATGTCAAATAGACGACGACACCAAGGAAACCGG GATAACCCAGAACCTACCCGGTGCTTAGGTATTTTTGGATTGAGTCTGTACACACAGGAGCGAGACCTTCGAGATGTATTCTCCCGCTATGGCTCACTTGAAGAAGTGCAAGTCGTGTATGATAGACAG AGTGGACGATCAAGAGGGTTTGCTTTTATTTACTTCAGAAATATCGAAGATTCTATTGAG GCAAAGGACAGATGCACAGGAAGTGAAATTGATGGACGAAGAATCCGAGTAGACTACTCTATCACTGAAAGAGCACACACGCCCACACCGGGAATATACCTAGGCAAACCTACAGC TAGTGGCTACAGTGGTGGGGGTAGCagcggcggcggcggcggtggtggtggtggtggtggtggtggaggTGGCAGCAGCGGACGCAGTCGGAGATCTTCATCACCATACCATGGCAGACGAGGACGATACAATTCCAGATCAAGATCACGATCGTTTTCCCCAC GTGGTCATTATTGA
- the LOC117343495 gene encoding transformer-2 protein homolog alpha-like isoform X1, with amino-acid sequence MSENGEYVFQRSRSASRESRDTGEHSGTSIGEDDNNSEPSHSLSVHSSRLSRSKSGSPYNYNNQRRSGYSRSRSPRSRSRSPRHRRRRSYSRSRSRSRSRSRSRSPYGGDRRRRPGRSRRDHDRGRRNSYRSRSRTPPRRGYRGKRDTSPMSNRRRHQGNRDNPEPTRCLGIFGLSLYTQERDLRDVFSRYGSLEEVQVVYDRQSGRSRGFAFIYFRNIEDSIEAKDRCTGSEIDGRRIRVDYSITERAHTPTPGIYLGKPTASGYSGGGSSGGGGGGGGGGGGGGGSSGRSRRSSSPYHGRRGRYNSRSRSRSFSPRGHY; translated from the exons ATGAGTGAAAACGGAGAA TATGTGTTTCAGAGATCAAGATCAGCTTCCAGAGAATCCAGGGACACTGGTGAACATTCAGGAACATCAATAGGAGAAGATGATAACAATTCTGAACCCTCACATTCACTATCTGTACACTCATCTCGACTGTCAAGGTCCAAGTCTGGCTCTCCatacaactacaacaaccaGAGGCGATCAGGCTACTCCAGGTCACGGTCACCACGATCCAGATCGAGATCACCACGTCATCGAAGGAGACGTTCATACAGCAG ATCTCGCAGTCGAAGCCGATCCCGTTCCAGATCCAGAAGTCCATATGGAGGTGACAGGAGACGACG gcCTGGTAGGAGCAGAAG AGACCATGATAGGGGTCGCAGAAATTCATACAGAAGTCGATCCAGAACGCCACCTAGGAGAGGATACAGAGGGAAAAGG GACACATCTCCAATGTCAAATAGACGACGACACCAAGGAAACCGG GATAACCCAGAACCTACCCGGTGCTTAGGTATTTTTGGATTGAGTCTGTACACACAGGAGCGAGACCTTCGAGATGTATTCTCCCGCTATGGCTCACTTGAAGAAGTGCAAGTCGTGTATGATAGACAG AGTGGACGATCAAGAGGGTTTGCTTTTATTTACTTCAGAAATATCGAAGATTCTATTGAG GCAAAGGACAGATGCACAGGAAGTGAAATTGATGGACGAAGAATCCGAGTAGACTACTCTATCACTGAAAGAGCACACACGCCCACACCGGGAATATACCTAGGCAAACCTACAGC TAGTGGCTACAGTGGTGGGGGTAGCagcggcggcggcggcggtggtggtggtggtggtggtggtggaggTGGCAGCAGCGGACGCAGTCGGAGATCTTCATCACCATACCATGGCAGACGAGGACGATACAATTCCAGATCAAGATCACGATCGTTTTCCCCAC GTGGTCATTATTGA
- the LOC117343973 gene encoding uncharacterized protein LOC117343973 isoform X2, which yields MAEQSVDDVIVCLMSMGFDWQDAQDAIQSGKISVENAVEWLIAGKPGFQKVSEGVPSLKLRQDGSEFEEGSNPFVSSASRPLDPASIEEQEVSPSDAQGQSSVHDETQSVLSRLHLSEEQRKAKQRFEMKQMDEARQAALKDKQRRKRDHARVLKEIADDREKQKMFHQGGGTSETAATEKSPSPGQDSVPVEKTPAPTTSTSSGGKCLLQIRMTDGGSVRQSFPASAGLKEVWQFVQTHQKKSLTGMCLIQPFPHREFGEADMDMSLQDLGLTPSGSLVLRKTEKKDTTTKVTDSSEMDTEESESATGSNKFSNLTYGTPGAKGGSTGLRSHGSQAPPPMLPPTFGVDVGGSGGGFGGPQNLPAGMPQMPPIVGMNPLGMPDIVPGPSQSWGQGHVLGQDDDQPVVPNLDGAEPEEDADSDEGPDVVQGLGQFGHGFGGGGGGAGGLPWGNDLGMGFGGGAHMHADEAFQGVGQRLVPEGHPHQEENQNKSAREMASQKARERYAQPVAAPSPPENQGEAASPALFTVQPLFSNCLCHVSRRLKDPRSHLHSLGGLSEDLAQRLLEYLIKNKLLSSKILNAFIPCYLRKVILDCYPYTSNELLMSVRFHTHLAHLSLRSCTLITDAGLKPLIVLKKLKHLDLSSCKQISNKCLAVVSEFKCLTALSLEETGVTDSGMIEYLTSCPSCLQHLNLNKTQVTEKLLPYLKDLPALKSLYLEHTQVSGLSGVQDLKQLETLDVAHTSIVTDSMLCVCHSKTLQCLGISHTENINGDQALRYIKDLRLHALNLPSRVTTTDTGMSFITNFQLTTLDLTNYINIGDDGMSHVGRISSLRRLLLANTKVTDQGMMFLEGLTNLEVLYLDKTNVSDQGAVVIKSFGGLRELSLSSTCVTSEFLKEGTLNRCINLTKVNLSRTGVTERGVQCIQMPSLVLLNLDGTRVRPSIDETLHVSCPTLKKVTLSNLLPYNPNEDED from the exons gaTGGATCAGAGTTTGAAGAAGGTAGCAACCCATTTGTTAGCTCTGCTTCAAGGCCATTGGATCCTGCCTCCATTGAAGAACAGGAAGTCAGCCCATCAGATGctcaaggtcaaagttcagtTCATGACGAAACCCAGTCAGTGCTTAGTCGACTACATTTGAGTGAGGAGCAAAGAAAAGCCAAGCAaagatttgaaatgaaacaGATGGATGAGGCTAGACAAGCTGCTTTGAAAGATAAACAGAGAAGGAAAAGG GATCATGCAAGGGTCTTAAAAGAGATTGCTGATGACAGAGAGAAGCAGAAAATGTTTCATCAAGGAGGAGGTACATCAGAGACTGCAGCCACAGAGAAAAGTCCCAGTCCTGGTCAGGACAGTGTACCTGTGGAAAAGACTCCAGCCCCTACAACTTCCACATCATCTGGGGGCAAATGTCTACTGCAG ATCAGGATGACGGATGGTGGATCTGTACGTCAGTCCTTTCCTGCCTCGGCTGGACTGAAGGAAGTGTGGCAGTTTGTACAAACACACCAGAAGAAATCTCTCACTGGAATGTGTTTGATTCAG CCCTTTCCTCACCGAGAATTTGGGGAAGCAGACATGGATATGTCTCTACAGGATCTGGGCTTGACTCCCTCGGGGTCACTGGTTTTGAGGAAAACAGAGAAGAAAGATACAACAACCAAAGTAACAG aCTCATCAGAAATGGACACAGAGGAATCTGAAAGTGCAACTGGATCTAACAAATTCAGCAATTTGACCTATGGCACACCAGGGGCAAAGGGAGGTTCAACAGGACTAAGATCCCATGGGAGCCAGGCTCCACCTCCAATGTTACCCCCGACATTTGGTGTTGATGTTGGGGGAAGTGGAGGTGGCTTTGGAGGGCCACAAAACCTGCCTGCTGGAATGCCACAGATGCCACCTATTGTGGGCATGAACCCACTCGGCATGCCCGACATTGTGCCAGGGCCGTCACAATCctggggtcaaggtcatgttCTGGGACAGGACGATGATCAGCCAGTTGTGCCAAATTTAG ATGGTGCTGAACCAGAGGAAGATGCTGACAGTGATGAGGGACCAGATGTCGTCCAGGGACTTGGCCAGTTTGGTCATGGCTTTGGAGGAGGTGGAGGAGGTGCTGGTGGCCTGCCCTGGG GTAACGACCTGGGGATGGGCTTTGGAGGAGGTGCCCATATGCATGCTGATGAGGCTTTTCAGGGAGTAGGGCAGCGTCTAGTCCCCGAGGGACATCCTCATCAGGAAGAGAACCAGAACAAGTCGGCACGCGAAATGGCAT CTCAGAAAGCAAGAGAGCGATATGCCCAACCAGTGGCAGCCCCTTCACCACCAGAAAACCAGGGGGAGGCAGCGTCTCCTGCCCTGTTCACTGTACAGCCACTTTTCTCTAACTGCTTGTGTCATGTGTCCAGACGGCTCAAGGATCCACGAAGCCATCTCCATTCCCTTGGGGGTCTGTCTGAGGATCTGGCTCAGAGACTTTTAGAGTACCTCATCAAAAACAAACTACTGTCGTCGAAGATACTCAACGCTTTCATCCCCTG TTACCTCCGAAAGGTAATCCTAGATTGTTACCCATACACCTCAAACGAACTACTGATGTCTGTCAG GTTTCATACCCATCTAGCACACCTCAGTCTGCGATCATGTACCCTTATCACAGATGCTGGTCTCAAACCCCTCATAG tcttaaaaaaattgaaacacCTAGACTTGAGCAGTTGTAAGCAGATATCCAACAAATGTCTGGCTGTTGTTTCTG AGTTTAAATGCCTGACAGCACTGTCACTAGAGGAGACGGGTGTCACAGACTCGGGTATGATCGAGTACCTTACATCCTGTCCGTCATGCCTTCAACATCTTAATCTCAACAAAACACAGGTCACAGAGAAACTACTTCCATATCTGAAAG ATTTACCCGCCCTCAAGAGTTTGTATTTggaacatacacag GTAAGTGGGTTGTCAGGGGTACAGGATCTAAAGCAGTTAGAAACATTGGACGTGGCCCACACTTCCATAGTTACAGACTCCATGTTGTGTGTTTGTCACAGCAAGACACTCCAGTGTCTGGGTATCTCCCACACAGAAAACATTAACGGGGATCAGGCCCTACGCTATATCAAAG ATTTAAGACTACATGCTCTAAACTTACCTAGCCGTGTAACTACAACAGATACAGGAATGTCGTTTATTACAA ATTTTCAGTTAACAACGTTAGACCTGACAAATTACATCAATATTGGTGATGATGGTATGTCACATGTGGGAAGGATTTCTAG TCTGCGGAGGTTACTGCTTGCAAATACGAAAGTAACAGACCAAGGCATGATGTTTTTAGAAG GACTTACAAACCTTGAAGTTTTATACCTTGACAAAACCAATGTATCGGACCAAGGAGCTGTTGTGATAAAAA GTTTTGGAGGTCTGCGGGAGCTAAGTCTTTCATCCACATG TGTAACAAGCGAATTTCTTAAAGAAGGAACTCTGAACCGGTGTATCAACTTAACAAAAGTCAACCTCAGCCGTACAGGTGTGACAGAGAGAG GCGTACAATGTATCCAGATGCCCAGTCTGGTTCTCCTTAATCTTGATGGAACTCGTGTTCGGCCATCCATTGATGAAACTCTTCATGTTTCCTGTCCCACACTGAAGAAGGTCACTCTCTCCAACTTGCTGCCATACAACCCAAATGAAGACGAGGACTGA